Proteins found in one Helicobacter sp. NHP19-003 genomic segment:
- a CDS encoding chemotaxis protein CheW, translating into MALKELFEKQKKGDKDEKPEDNEEILQFIGFIIGNEEYAIPILNILEIVKPIGYTRVPETPNYVLGVFNLRGNVFPLISLRLKFGLPAEKLNKDMRYLVVRHNDQIAGFFIDRLTEAIRIKQSDIDPVPETLLENNQLIFGIGKREDKLVSILKVEEILKKDF; encoded by the coding sequence ATGGCATTAAAAGAGCTGTTTGAAAAGCAGAAAAAAGGCGATAAAGATGAAAAGCCCGAAGATAATGAAGAGATTTTACAGTTCATTGGGTTCATCATCGGCAATGAGGAGTATGCGATCCCCATCCTCAATATTTTAGAAATCGTCAAGCCCATCGGCTACACCCGTGTCCCCGAAACCCCTAATTATGTCTTGGGCGTGTTTAACTTAAGGGGCAATGTTTTCCCCTTAATTAGTCTGCGCTTGAAATTTGGCTTGCCCGCTGAGAAACTCAATAAAGACATGCGTTACTTGGTCGTGCGCCACAACGACCAAATTGCCGGCTTTTTCATCGACCGCTTGACAGAGGCGATTCGCATCAAACAATCCGACATTGACCCTGTGCCTGAAACCCTCTTGGAAAACAACCAGCTGATTTTTGGCATCGGCAAGAGGGAGGACAAGTTGGTTTCCATCCTTAAAGTGGAAGAGATCCTTAAAAAAGACTTCTAG
- a CDS encoding methyl-accepting chemotaxis protein has protein sequence MQERDVMFSKLGIGTKIIVGVCIVVVLGIIILGVVISKQVRTVTRNTTIENMQRNINENAARLQRVMNRMFAAMSVLGENLTSIDLAHNESEKQRLIQRFLNDNTRVRLISVSAVGDPNGSYIVRRVGGSLETLVKKDFYNPQITHQVLQDGKILKTKPYFKDIGGQKVFGFELAVPLNKNESGKTKIVGVMIAFIDIDSFADITMRSKNDTFVMQQNGYLLLTYDKNIQGKLLSEVNPDPTAARLVAMVHENSSGAMDYHAISTNKDSFLVVKSFDIFNKIGPEDFKFNWAIARFASKSEVFAAARYLQKLIFIMGLVVVVLVATVYILVRSLVGNRIEVVSNTLRSFFRLLNDPKNNQDVHIVEPKMLDEIGHMQLSINENILKIHENTKTDSATIENMLGVVRHIKEGDFTQRITATPNNPDLLQLRELFNDVVAYLQEHIGSYMQTINEAFQRYRALDFTKGIPNPSGDVEKSIDALGAEITKMLRTSLDFASALTKESQGLKACVDQLTNSANQQNKSLLQTSKSIESITESIASISQKSEEMIAQGQDIRNIVEIIKDIADQTNLLALNAAIEAARAGQHGRGFAVVADEVRKLAERTQKSLGEIEANINVLVQSIVDTAESIKAQSQSVEGINASLQVFKEDTQNNLSAASTSLEVGNNIDRISKDILEDANKKKF, from the coding sequence ATGCAAGAAAGGGATGTGATGTTTTCTAAATTGGGGATTGGCACTAAGATTATTGTCGGTGTGTGTATAGTGGTTGTGCTGGGGATTATCATCCTAGGGGTGGTGATCAGCAAGCAGGTGAGGACTGTTACACGCAACACCACCATCGAGAACATGCAAAGAAATATCAATGAGAACGCTGCCCGCTTACAAAGGGTGATGAATCGCATGTTTGCAGCCATGAGTGTTTTAGGCGAGAATCTCACCTCCATTGATTTAGCCCACAATGAAAGTGAAAAACAGCGGTTGATCCAAAGGTTTTTAAACGACAATACGCGTGTTCGGCTGATCAGCGTATCCGCTGTGGGCGATCCTAACGGCTCTTACATCGTGCGCAGGGTGGGTGGTAGCCTAGAAACTCTCGTTAAAAAAGATTTTTACAACCCCCAGATCACCCACCAAGTGTTGCAAGATGGCAAGATTCTCAAAACAAAACCCTATTTTAAAGACATCGGTGGACAAAAAGTTTTTGGTTTTGAATTAGCGGTGCCCCTCAACAAAAATGAGAGTGGTAAAACTAAAATAGTGGGGGTGATGATCGCTTTTATCGACATCGATAGTTTTGCCGACATTACCATGCGCAGTAAAAATGACACTTTTGTGATGCAGCAAAACGGATATTTGTTGCTCACATACGACAAAAATATTCAAGGCAAACTCTTGAGTGAAGTCAATCCCGATCCTACAGCAGCACGCCTAGTGGCGATGGTGCATGAAAACAGTTCTGGGGCTATGGATTACCACGCGATCAGCACCAATAAAGACAGTTTCTTGGTTGTCAAATCCTTTGACATATTTAATAAAATCGGTCCTGAGGATTTTAAGTTTAATTGGGCGATTGCGCGGTTTGCGAGCAAAAGCGAAGTCTTTGCAGCAGCCCGTTACTTGCAAAAATTGATTTTCATCATGGGGTTGGTGGTGGTGGTGTTGGTGGCCACCGTCTACATCCTTGTGCGCTCTTTGGTGGGTAACCGCATTGAAGTGGTTTCCAACACCCTGCGCAGTTTCTTTAGATTGCTCAACGATCCTAAAAACAACCAAGATGTGCACATTGTCGAGCCTAAAATGCTCGATGAGATCGGGCATATGCAGCTCTCCATCAACGAGAACATTTTAAAAATACACGAAAACACCAAGACGGACAGCGCCACCATTGAAAACATGCTGGGCGTGGTGCGCCACATTAAGGAGGGCGACTTCACGCAAAGGATCACCGCTACGCCCAATAATCCCGATCTCTTGCAACTCAGAGAACTCTTTAACGATGTCGTGGCGTATTTGCAAGAACATATAGGTTCTTACATGCAAACCATCAACGAGGCCTTTCAACGCTACCGCGCCTTAGATTTCACAAAGGGCATCCCAAACCCTTCTGGAGATGTCGAAAAGTCCATCGATGCTTTGGGGGCTGAGATCACTAAAATGCTGCGCACTTCGCTCGATTTTGCCAGCGCACTCACAAAAGAATCGCAAGGTTTAAAAGCTTGTGTCGATCAGCTCACAAACAGCGCAAACCAGCAAAATAAAAGCTTGCTCCAAACTTCTAAATCGATCGAATCTATCACAGAGAGCATCGCCAGCATTAGCCAAAAAAGCGAAGAGATGATCGCCCAAGGGCAGGACATTAGAAACATTGTAGAGATCATCAAGGACATCGCCGACCAAACCAATTTACTTGCGCTCAATGCCGCCATTGAGGCCGCTAGAGCGGGCCAACACGGGCGGGGCTTTGCTGTGGTCGCCGATGAAGTGCGCAAGTTGGCTGAACGCACCCAAAAATCTTTGGGTGAGATTGAGGCAAATATCAATGTTTTAGTCCAAAGCATTGTTGACACTGCCGAGTCCATTAAGGCACAGAGTCAAAGCGTGGAGGGGATCAACGCCTCTTTGCAAGTTTTTAAAGAGGACACACAAAACAATCTCAGTGCCGCCAGCACTTCTCTAGAGGTGGGCAACAACATCGATCGCATTTCCAAGGATATTTTAGAAGACGCGAACAAGAAGAAATTTTAA